In Senegalia massiliensis, a single genomic region encodes these proteins:
- the proC gene encoding pyrroline-5-carboxylate reductase yields the protein MDKIIGFIGCGNMGKAMVGGIANSSILNSKNILVIDNHKENLDYVRKKFGVSIAENKIEVAKKSDFLFLAVKPNAYSDLISEIKNAIKEGVVIINIAAGKSIENIENDFGKKLKVVKAMPNTPALVGEGMTAISFNDKISNDEKEDILRIFKSFGEAEVVEEKLMDVVTATSGSSPAYIFMLIEAMADSAVLNGMKREKAYKIASQAILGSAKMVLETGEHPGELKDMVCSPGGTTIEAVASLEKDGFRNCIINAMNICVQKSKKMTN from the coding sequence ATGGATAAAATAATTGGCTTTATTGGTTGTGGAAATATGGGAAAAGCAATGGTGGGAGGAATAGCAAATTCTAGTATATTAAATTCTAAAAATATATTAGTAATTGATAATCACAAGGAAAATTTAGACTATGTAAGAAAAAAATTTGGAGTATCTATAGCTGAAAATAAAATAGAAGTAGCAAAAAAATCTGATTTTTTATTTTTAGCTGTCAAGCCAAACGCTTATAGTGATTTAATAAGTGAAATAAAAAATGCTATTAAAGAAGGCGTAGTAATTATAAATATAGCAGCAGGAAAATCAATAGAAAATATTGAAAATGATTTTGGTAAAAAGTTAAAAGTAGTTAAAGCAATGCCCAATACACCTGCATTAGTTGGAGAAGGTATGACTGCTATATCTTTTAACGATAAAATTAGTAACGATGAAAAAGAAGATATTTTAAGAATTTTTAAAAGTTTTGGAGAAGCAGAGGTTGTTGAAGAAAAGTTAATGGATGTAGTAACTGCTACAAGTGGATCTTCTCCTGCTTATATATTCATGTTAATAGAAGCTATGGCTGATAGTGCGGTGTTAAATGGTATGAAAAGAGAAAAAGCATATAAAATTGCTTCTCAAGCTATTTTGGGTTCCGCTAAAATGGTTTTAGAAACAGGAGAACATCCAGGAGAATTAAAGGATATGGTTTGTTCACCTGGTGGAACTACGATTGAAGCAGTAGCATCTCTAGAAAAAGATGGATTTAGAAATTGTATTATTAATGCTATGAATATATGTGTACAAAAATCAAAGAAAATGACTAATTGA
- a CDS encoding transporter substrate-binding domain-containing protein: MNRKTILILIMILLINISLIGCNRESDIESEESSNNSDTFKVGLEAGYPPFNWTQIDSSNGAVKISDNSEYAGGYDVEIAKKIAEGLGKELEIVKLEWDGLLPALTSNKIDAIIAGMSPTKERMETIDFSNNYYKSDLVMIVKKGSKYEGAASINDFKGAKVTAQLNTFHYSVIDQIDGVIKDVAMDNFPAMRVALQSEMIDGYVSERPEGVSAIAANDNFAMVEFQEGFNTLDDDTAIAVGLKKESDLREEINEILKGISDKERQDIMNKAIKNQPTLQE; this comes from the coding sequence ATGAATAGAAAAACAATTTTGATATTAATTATGATTTTATTAATAAATATAAGTTTAATAGGATGTAATAGAGAATCAGATATAGAAAGTGAAGAATCATCAAATAATAGTGATACATTTAAAGTAGGTCTTGAAGCAGGATATCCACCATTTAATTGGACACAAATAGATAGTTCTAATGGAGCAGTTAAAATAAGTGATAACTCAGAATACGCTGGTGGATATGATGTAGAAATTGCAAAGAAAATTGCAGAAGGCTTAGGTAAAGAACTAGAAATAGTTAAACTTGAATGGGATGGATTATTGCCAGCATTAACTTCAAACAAAATAGATGCAATAATAGCAGGTATGTCACCTACAAAAGAACGTATGGAAACAATTGATTTTAGTAACAATTATTATAAATCAGATTTAGTAATGATAGTAAAAAAAGGTAGCAAATATGAAGGTGCTGCATCTATTAATGACTTTAAAGGTGCAAAAGTAACGGCTCAATTAAATACTTTTCATTATAGTGTAATAGATCAAATAGATGGTGTGATTAAAGATGTAGCTATGGATAATTTCCCAGCTATGAGGGTAGCATTACAATCTGAGATGATAGATGGATATGTCTCAGAAAGACCAGAAGGGGTAAGTGCAATAGCTGCAAATGACAATTTTGCTATGGTTGAGTTTCAAGAAGGGTTTAATACTTTAGATGACGATACAGCAATTGCTGTAGGACTAAAAAAAGAAAGTGATTTAAGAGAAGAAATAAATGAAATATTAAAAGGTATTTCAGATAAAGAGCGTCAAGATATAATGAATAAAGCTATTAAGAATCAACCTACATTACAGGAATAA
- a CDS encoding amino acid ABC transporter permease: MSFEYVSKMIVENWPMFVRGAGVTLVIALTGTIIGSVIGLLIGIIRTIPLSDNRIKNILIKIINNVLSIYIEFFRGTPMIVQAMVIYYGSALAFDIHMNRLLAAIFIVSINTGAYMSEIVRGGIVSIDNGQFEAAQALGMNHFKTMKNIIIPQVIKNILPATGNEFVINIKDTSVLNVIGVTELFFQTKSIAGNNFRFFEAFFIASIIYFVLTFTVTRILRNIEKRIDKPKRYNRMKNQIEVDAKAA, encoded by the coding sequence ATGAGTTTTGAATATGTATCAAAAATGATTGTTGAAAATTGGCCCATGTTTGTTAGAGGAGCAGGAGTCACTTTAGTTATAGCTTTAACAGGTACTATAATTGGATCTGTTATTGGGTTATTAATAGGTATAATACGCACTATACCTCTTTCTGATAATAGAATAAAAAATATACTTATTAAAATTATTAATAATGTTTTATCTATATATATAGAGTTTTTTAGAGGAACTCCTATGATTGTACAAGCAATGGTCATATACTATGGCTCCGCTTTAGCATTTGATATCCACATGAATAGACTATTAGCTGCTATTTTTATAGTTTCTATTAATACAGGAGCATATATGTCTGAAATAGTTAGAGGAGGAATTGTATCTATAGATAATGGACAATTTGAAGCTGCTCAAGCTTTGGGAATGAATCATTTTAAAACAATGAAAAACATTATAATACCCCAAGTAATTAAAAACATATTACCAGCAACAGGAAATGAATTTGTTATAAATATAAAAGATACATCTGTTTTAAATGTTATAGGAGTAACAGAATTATTTTTTCAAACAAAATCTATAGCAGGAAATAATTTTAGATTTTTTGAAGCTTTTTTTATAGCAAGTATAATTTATTTTGTACTTACTTTCACTGTTACTAGAATTTTAAGAAATATTGAGAAAAGAATAGATAAACCTAAAAGATATAATAGGATGAAAAATCAAATTGAAGTAGATGCTAAAGCAGCATAA
- a CDS encoding amino acid ABC transporter ATP-binding protein → MNNIIEIKNLSKSYEDNEVLKDINFSVNKGEVVCIIGSSGSGKSTLLRCINLLENINGGKILYKGKDILQNDSHHYRTKLGMVFQQFNLFNNYNVLENCTIGPLKVIKKSQDNARNIALKYLEVVGMDSYIEYMPKYLSGGQKQRVAIARALSMEPDVILFDEPTSALDPEMVGEVLKVMRKLADTGLTMLIVTHEMDFAREVADKIVFMDNGIIKEEGSPKQIFNSPKEKRTREFLRRILH, encoded by the coding sequence TTGAACAACATAATAGAAATTAAAAATTTAAGTAAATCTTATGAAGATAATGAAGTGTTAAAAGATATAAATTTTTCTGTTAATAAAGGAGAAGTCGTATGTATTATAGGTTCATCTGGGTCAGGAAAATCTACTTTGCTTCGTTGTATTAATTTATTAGAAAATATAAATGGAGGAAAAATACTTTATAAAGGTAAAGATATATTACAAAATGATTCCCATCATTACAGAACTAAATTAGGAATGGTTTTTCAACAATTTAATTTATTTAACAATTATAATGTATTAGAAAATTGCACTATAGGACCATTAAAGGTAATAAAAAAATCACAAGATAATGCTCGTAATATTGCTTTAAAATATTTAGAGGTGGTTGGAATGGATAGCTATATTGAGTATATGCCAAAATATTTATCAGGAGGACAAAAACAAAGAGTTGCAATAGCAAGAGCTCTTTCTATGGAACCAGATGTAATTTTATTTGATGAACCAACATCTGCATTAGATCCAGAAATGGTAGGAGAAGTTTTAAAAGTTATGAGAAAATTAGCTGATACTGGCTTAACTATGCTTATAGTTACTCATGAAATGGACTTTGCACGTGAGGTTGCTGATAAAATTGTATTTATGGACAATGGTATAATTAAAGAAGAAGGTTCTCCAAAACAGATATTTAATAGTCCAAAAGAAAAAAGAACTAGAGAATTTCTAAGAAGAATTTTACATTGA
- a CDS encoding glutamate-5-semialdehyde dehydrogenase has protein sequence MSSLFEKSKSLKNASYDLSLANTIDKNNALQKVAESLNENKDLIISENKKDIIIAKKNGMKDSLIDRLLLDEYRIDNMIKGIQEIISLKDPIWKSDEVWTMENGLTISKMTVPLGAIGIIYESRPNVTVDAFSLSIKSGNCILLRGSSSSINSNIALVHVIKQGLKNSNISENIIELIDDTDIALVDEMLKLNEYLDLIIPRGGKKLIDFVVKNSTVPTIETGVGNCHIYVDESADQNKALDIIENAKVQRPGVCNACETVLIHKNIKNEFLLKLKKRLENKVELRGCEHALESIDIKEANENDYIEEYLDYILAIKVVSDVNQAINHINKYGTKHSEAIITESLRNSNLFVKRVDAAAVYVNASTRFTDGSQFGFGAEMGISTQKIHARGPVGLNQLVSNKYTIVGNGQIRK, from the coding sequence ATGTCAAGTTTATTTGAAAAGAGTAAAAGTTTAAAAAATGCTTCTTATGATTTATCATTAGCAAATACAATAGATAAAAATAATGCATTACAAAAAGTTGCAGAAAGTTTAAATGAGAATAAAGATTTAATAATAAGTGAGAACAAAAAAGATATAATTATAGCTAAAAAAAATGGCATGAAAGATTCATTAATTGATAGATTATTATTAGATGAATATAGAATTGATAATATGATAAAAGGAATTCAAGAAATTATATCCCTTAAAGATCCTATATGGAAAAGTGATGAAGTTTGGACAATGGAAAATGGACTTACTATAAGCAAAATGACGGTGCCACTTGGAGCTATAGGGATAATATATGAATCTAGACCAAATGTTACAGTGGATGCTTTTTCACTTTCTATAAAAAGTGGAAACTGCATATTGTTAAGAGGTAGTTCATCATCTATAAATTCAAATATTGCTTTAGTACATGTTATTAAACAAGGTTTAAAAAATAGTAATATATCTGAAAATATAATAGAGTTGATTGATGATACAGATATAGCGTTAGTTGATGAAATGTTGAAATTAAATGAATATCTTGACTTAATTATTCCAAGAGGCGGTAAAAAGTTAATAGATTTTGTAGTAAAGAACTCAACTGTACCTACTATTGAAACAGGAGTTGGAAATTGTCATATATATGTTGATGAATCAGCTGATCAAAACAAAGCATTAGATATAATAGAAAATGCAAAAGTACAAAGGCCAGGAGTATGTAATGCTTGTGAAACTGTACTTATTCATAAAAATATAAAAAATGAATTTTTACTTAAACTAAAAAAACGACTTGAAAATAAAGTAGAGTTAAGAGGATGTGAACATGCTTTAGAGTCTATAGATATAAAAGAAGCAAATGAAAATGATTATATAGAAGAATATCTAGATTATATTTTAGCTATAAAGGTTGTTAGTGATGTAAATCAAGCTATAAATCATATAAACAAATATGGTACCAAACATTCAGAAGCAATTATAACAGAGAGTTTAAGAAATTCAAATTTATTTGTAAAAAGAGTTGATGCAGCAGCAGTATATGTAAATGCTTCAACAAGATTTACAGATGGATCACAATTTGGTTTTGGTGCAGAAATGGGAATAAGTACACAGAAAATTCATGCTAGAGGACCTGTAGGATTAAATCAATTGGTTTCAAATAAATATACAATTGTAGGAAATGGACAGATTAGAAAGTGA
- the proB gene encoding glutamate 5-kinase encodes MISDIIKRIKKIVIKIGSNTLSNEDGTINKEFLNKLTFQVSKLREMDKQVIIVSSGAIISGVCSIGKWSRKEDIHYKQALSSIGQVELMNAYLNAFSKYDLRIGQVLLTREDFLDDYRTLNIRNTLFTLVDEGIIPIVNENDTICVEEIKIGDNDTLSALTTNLFSADLLVLLSDIDGVYDKSPKEYNDAVMIETVTNIDELLNNITIGKENYFGTGGIATKIEAAKKVNKYGIPMILANGKKENILIDLLEGKAKSTLFLP; translated from the coding sequence ATGATTTCAGATATAATCAAAAGGATTAAAAAAATAGTAATTAAAATAGGTAGTAATACCTTATCCAATGAAGATGGAACTATAAATAAAGAGTTTTTAAATAAATTAACTTTTCAAGTATCTAAACTTAGAGAAATGGACAAACAAGTAATTATAGTTTCTTCAGGTGCAATAATATCAGGAGTATGTTCAATAGGTAAATGGTCAAGAAAAGAAGATATACATTATAAACAAGCATTAAGTTCCATAGGTCAAGTTGAACTTATGAATGCTTATTTAAATGCTTTTAGTAAATATGATTTGAGAATTGGACAAGTGTTACTAACTAGAGAAGATTTTTTAGATGACTATAGAACATTAAATATAAGAAATACTTTATTTACTCTTGTAGATGAAGGTATTATACCAATTGTAAATGAAAATGATACAATATGTGTAGAAGAAATAAAAATAGGTGATAATGATACATTATCAGCACTTACAACAAATTTATTTAGTGCTGATTTATTAGTATTATTAAGTGATATTGATGGAGTTTATGATAAAAGTCCTAAGGAATATAATGATGCTGTTATGATTGAAACAGTTACAAATATAGATGAATTGTTAAATAATATAACTATTGGTAAGGAAAATTACTTTGGAACAGGTGGGATTGCAACTAAAATTGAAGCTGCTAAAAAAGTAAATAAATATGGAATACCTATGATACTTGCAAACGGAAAAAAGGAAAATATATTAATAGATTTATTAGAAGGTAAAGCAAAATCAACTTTATTTTTGCCATAA
- a CDS encoding L-lactate permease: protein MNIPVNFFYWFLSIIPILVLLILMIKFQWGAPKAALFTLTLTIIISFLFFKANIEVVSIEILKALWNSLSIILVVITAILLYEVSDEAGAFEILNKTFKKIAPNELIRIMMIGVVFASFLQGVTGFGVPVLVSAPLLIQIGVSPLWAVVIPLIGHSWAGTFGTLAIAWNALIFQTGIDNITTIREIALYGSGLLFILGTIANITIAYFYGGFRAIKKGFIAILLISLVQGGGQVIISQFNPDLSAFIPSALSLISLILLSRSPLYKDKWMIEDSKIMKRKEQNIVEEIENKMNMHEAFLPYYLMSFITLSVLLIKPINNSLSKFSYGPSFIETKTGFGIVNEFVSQYSPITPFTHAGMFLFSASMLGYIYYRKKGFINKGKLPVIFKKSIKKAIPPILAVISLISISRVMSGTGQTLVLAEGISNVLGEYYVIFAPFIGFLGSFITGSNMSSNILFADFQMLTSKIIGLNTPAILGSQTAGGGVGMSIAPGNIVLGTTTANILGSEGKVLKKILPFTISIATLFGILMFISHILNI from the coding sequence ATGAATATACCTGTGAATTTTTTCTACTGGTTTTTATCAATTATACCTATATTAGTATTACTAATATTAATGATAAAATTTCAATGGGGTGCTCCTAAGGCAGCTCTATTTACTCTAACTCTAACTATTATAATTAGTTTTTTATTTTTTAAAGCAAATATAGAAGTAGTAAGTATAGAGATTTTGAAAGCTTTATGGAATTCTCTTAGTATAATTTTAGTAGTCATAACTGCTATTTTACTTTATGAAGTAAGTGATGAGGCTGGAGCATTTGAAATATTAAATAAAACATTTAAAAAAATAGCTCCTAATGAACTTATACGAATAATGATGATTGGAGTAGTATTTGCAAGTTTCCTGCAAGGAGTTACTGGCTTTGGTGTTCCAGTATTAGTATCTGCACCACTCCTTATACAAATTGGTGTATCTCCTTTATGGGCTGTAGTAATTCCCCTTATAGGACATAGTTGGGCAGGCACATTTGGCACTCTTGCAATAGCTTGGAATGCACTTATCTTTCAAACAGGTATAGATAATATCACTACTATAAGAGAGATTGCACTATATGGTAGTGGACTTTTATTTATACTAGGTACAATAGCAAATATTACTATTGCTTATTTTTATGGTGGATTTAGAGCTATTAAAAAGGGATTTATTGCTATACTACTTATTTCATTAGTACAAGGTGGGGGACAAGTTATTATATCTCAATTTAATCCTGACTTATCAGCTTTTATTCCTAGTGCACTATCTCTTATTTCACTCATATTATTATCTAGATCTCCTTTATATAAAGATAAATGGATGATTGAAGATAGTAAGATCATGAAGAGAAAAGAACAAAATATAGTAGAAGAAATAGAAAATAAAATGAATATGCATGAAGCTTTTTTACCTTATTATTTAATGAGTTTTATAACTCTTTCTGTGCTTTTAATAAAACCTATAAATAATTCATTAAGTAAATTTAGTTATGGTCCAAGTTTTATAGAAACTAAAACTGGTTTTGGTATTGTAAATGAGTTTGTAAGTCAGTACTCACCAATTACTCCATTTACACATGCAGGCATGTTTCTTTTTTCTGCTAGTATGTTAGGATATATTTATTATAGAAAAAAAGGGTTTATAAATAAAGGAAAACTTCCTGTTATTTTTAAGAAATCAATAAAAAAAGCAATTCCCCCAATTTTAGCTGTAATTTCTCTTATTTCTATATCTAGAGTAATGTCAGGCACTGGACAAACTTTAGTTTTAGCAGAAGGAATTTCAAATGTTTTAGGTGAATATTATGTAATATTTGCTCCTTTCATTGGATTTTTAGGTTCTTTCATTACAGGAAGTAATATGAGTTCAAATATTTTATTTGCTGATTTTCAAATGTTAACATCTAAAATAATAGGATTAAATACACCTGCAATACTAGGTTCTCAAACAGCAGGTGGAGGAGTAGGAATGAGTATAGCTCCTGGGAATATAGTTTTAGGTACTACTACGGCAAATATATTAGGATCAGAAGGAAAAGTTCTTAAAAAAATACTTCCTTTTACTATTTCTATTGCAACTCTTTTTGGTATTTTAATGTTTATCTCACATATATTAAATATATAA
- a CDS encoding PucR family transcriptional regulator, which translates to MDFNVKKLLSLEAYKRAKLISGKEGINNIITGITIMEDVTIHEWLKGGEALVTSLLPIKDYKDKEIFDFFDTLLNKDLSAVIIKIKKAVTEVPQGLIEWGDKRNIPIIEVPRNVFYTDLMYPVMAEVMESKVNKLNYFKKVHYKFTDMAIKNCSIEDVIKELSIITNNPIELYDKNNNLILTTFEKNLKRDKQQFKKLKYSEKYYYIERETYENENFSQLIIEINSINNTKAYLGVLEINEKINEMDMIAIENAATNIALAMTKDIAIQEVEERFMSDIIHDLIFRTPGFNKDLLKRANIAGIDLFSKYYVIVLNFDCDLKNIKERFKKEISKLVKKHNGVYAIRNKDVIILFDISNENFKKSIGNLKEDIKILRNDLEKEDCKNCFIVGVGNEVEGYKNLKDSYNDAINAIKIGKDLKNKNEIFIYDELGIFKLLKNMSSMENINQYIPNSILKIIKIDEEKNKELLNTLEAYIESNMKVTQAANKLFVHPKTVSYRLEQIKELTDIDFDDSNKVLELHLALKMIKFRDKFN; encoded by the coding sequence ATGGATTTTAACGTTAAAAAGCTTTTATCATTAGAAGCATATAAAAGAGCAAAACTGATATCAGGTAAAGAAGGAATCAATAACATTATAACTGGCATTACTATCATGGAAGATGTAACAATTCATGAATGGCTAAAAGGAGGAGAAGCATTAGTTACTAGTCTTTTACCTATAAAAGACTATAAAGATAAAGAAATTTTTGATTTTTTTGATACATTATTAAATAAAGATTTAAGTGCAGTAATTATAAAAATTAAAAAAGCTGTAACTGAAGTTCCACAAGGCTTAATAGAATGGGGTGATAAAAGAAATATACCAATAATTGAAGTGCCTAGGAATGTTTTTTATACTGATCTTATGTATCCTGTTATGGCAGAGGTTATGGAATCAAAAGTTAATAAACTTAATTATTTTAAAAAAGTACATTATAAATTTACTGACATGGCAATAAAAAATTGTTCCATAGAAGATGTCATAAAAGAATTATCTATAATTACAAATAATCCTATAGAACTGTACGATAAAAATAATAATTTGATATTAACTACATTTGAGAAAAATTTAAAAAGGGATAAACAACAATTTAAAAAGTTGAAATATTCCGAGAAATATTACTATATAGAAAGAGAAACATATGAAAATGAAAATTTTTCTCAATTGATCATAGAAATAAATTCAATTAATAATACTAAAGCTTATCTAGGTGTATTAGAAATTAATGAAAAAATAAATGAAATGGATATGATTGCTATAGAAAATGCAGCTACCAATATTGCTCTTGCAATGACTAAAGATATAGCAATACAAGAAGTAGAAGAACGTTTTATGAGTGATATTATTCATGATTTAATTTTTAGAACACCAGGATTTAATAAAGATTTATTAAAAAGAGCTAATATAGCAGGAATAGATCTTTTTTCTAAATATTATGTTATAGTTTTGAATTTTGATTGTGACTTGAAAAATATTAAGGAAAGATTTAAAAAAGAGATTTCAAAATTAGTTAAAAAACATAATGGTGTTTATGCTATAAGAAATAAAGATGTAATAATATTGTTTGATATTTCTAATGAAAATTTCAAAAAATCTATAGGAAATTTAAAAGAAGATATAAAAATTTTAAGAAATGATTTAGAAAAAGAAGATTGTAAAAACTGCTTTATTGTTGGAGTTGGTAATGAAGTAGAAGGTTATAAGAATTTAAAAGATAGTTATAATGACGCAATAAATGCCATAAAAATTGGAAAAGATTTAAAAAATAAAAACGAAATATTTATATATGATGAGCTTGGGATATTTAAATTGTTAAAAAACATGTCTTCTATGGAAAATATAAATCAATATATTCCAAATAGCATATTAAAAATTATAAAAATTGATGAGGAAAAAAATAAGGAGCTTTTAAATACTTTAGAAGCTTATATAGAATCCAATATGAAAGTAACTCAAGCTGCTAATAAATTATTTGTTCATCCTAAAACTGTTTCATATAGACTTGAACAAATAAAAGAATTAACTGACATTGATTTTGATGATTCAAATAAAGTTTTAGAATTACATTTAGCATTGAAGATGATTAAATTTAGAGACAAATTCAATTAG
- a CDS encoding PTS transporter subunit IIC produces the protein MSNTKKESEKINKVENKSKFKAFLERKNIEISFQRYLIDALSFMALGLFATLITGVIFRTVGERLGIDYFVDVIGPKAIAVSGPGIAVAVALGLKSPPLVLFASTINGFIGYELGGPVGAFLAAVVGAEFGKAVSKETPIDVVVTPMVTAIAGSLVGSLVGPGINEFMLALGAFVNRATLLQPIPMGIIVAAIMGITLTLPISSTAIAIMIAIAGPASGAAVVGGCAQSVGFGIQSIRENGWSGFITQALGSPMIQIGNIVKKPILLVPPTITGMILGPLVTTIFPMESISAAAGTGTSGLVAPLGALAAMSSAGTYSTAEIWIKIIVFCFIAPGVICWAISEVFRKLGWIKQGDLKLDLEKM, from the coding sequence ATGTCAAACACTAAAAAAGAGTCTGAAAAAATAAATAAGGTTGAAAACAAAAGTAAATTCAAAGCTTTTCTTGAAAGAAAAAATATAGAAATAAGTTTTCAAAGATATTTAATAGATGCTTTATCTTTCATGGCGTTAGGGTTATTTGCTACTCTAATAACTGGTGTAATATTTAGAACAGTTGGAGAAAGACTTGGTATAGATTATTTTGTTGATGTAATTGGCCCTAAAGCTATAGCAGTTTCTGGTCCAGGAATTGCAGTGGCTGTTGCATTAGGCTTAAAGTCTCCGCCTTTAGTATTATTCGCATCAACTATTAATGGTTTTATTGGTTATGAATTAGGTGGTCCTGTAGGTGCCTTTTTAGCAGCAGTAGTGGGTGCTGAATTTGGAAAAGCTGTATCAAAAGAAACGCCAATTGATGTAGTTGTAACACCTATGGTAACTGCTATTGCAGGTTCGCTTGTAGGAAGTTTAGTAGGACCTGGTATAAATGAATTCATGTTAGCTTTAGGAGCATTTGTAAATAGGGCAACTTTACTTCAACCAATTCCTATGGGGATAATAGTTGCTGCAATAATGGGAATTACTTTGACTTTACCTATTAGTAGTACAGCAATAGCAATAATGATTGCAATTGCAGGACCAGCATCAGGAGCTGCAGTTGTAGGGGGTTGTGCTCAATCAGTAGGTTTTGGAATACAAAGTATAAGAGAAAATGGTTGGTCAGGATTTATTACTCAAGCTCTTGGCTCACCTATGATTCAAATAGGTAATATTGTAAAAAAACCAATATTATTAGTTCCACCTACAATAACTGGTATGATACTTGGACCTTTAGTAACAACCATATTCCCGATGGAAAGTATCTCAGCAGCAGCAGGAACTGGCACATCTGGTTTAGTTGCTCCACTTGGTGCACTTGCAGCTATGAGTAGTGCTGGAACATATAGTACAGCTGAAATATGGATTAAAATAATTGTATTTTGTTTTATAGCTCCAGGTGTAATATGTTGGGCTATATCAGAAGTATTTAGAAAGTTAGGTTGGATAAAACAAGGTGATTTAAAATTAGACCTTGAGAAAATGTAA